The DNA region ACGGCGCGGCCGCGTTCGCTGGAAATGGTCGAGACGCGATCGACGGCGGCCTCGAAATCCTTCTTGTCGACCACCAGTTCCTTGTCGTTGTTCTGCGGAATGACGCGGCCATAGTCCGGGAAGGTGCCGTCGATCAGCTTCGAGGTCAGCACCACATTGCCGAGCGTGAAGCGGATCTTGCCATCCGACAGCTCGATCGAGATCTCGGCGTCGTCGCCCTCGATCAGCCGCTGCACCTCGCCGACCGTCTTGCGCGGGACGATCACGCCGGGCATGCCGGTCGCGCCCTTGGGCAGCGGGAGGTCGATCTGCGCCAGACGATGGCCGTCGGTCGCAACCCCGCGCAGGGTCGCAGCCTTGGCGCTGCCGGCGGCGTGCAGATAGATGCCGTTGAGGTAATAGCGGGTCTCTTCGGTCGAGATCGCAAACTGGGTGCGGTCGATCAGCCGCTTGATGTCGGATGCCGGCAGCGAGAACGAATGCGTCATGTCGCCGGCGGCAAGGCCCGGGAAATCGCTCTCGGGCAGGGTTTGCAGCGTGAAGCGCGAGCGGCCGGCGCGCACCGCGAGCACCGAGCGGTCGCCGTCGGCCTCGAGCACGATCTGCGAGCCGTCGGGCAGCTTGCGGACGATGTCATAGAACATGTGCGCGGGCACCGTGGTCGAGCCGGCGGTTCCGGTCTCGGCGGCCAAGGTCTCCGTCACCTCGAGATCGAGGTCGGTTGCCTTCAGCGACAATTTGGCGCCCTCGGCGCGGATCAACACGTTGCCGAGGATCGGGATGGTGTTGCGGCGCTCGACCACGCGGTGAACGTGACCCAGCGATTTCAGGAGTTGCGCGCGCTCGACGGTGACCTTCATTGCAATACCCGCCAGATCCCTCAGATGAAAAAGCCGGGCGGCCGTTCAGGGCAGCACCGCAGCATTGGAAACCCGATAAGCCGGATCAATACCGGATTTGATCAAACCCACGGGGGGACCGCAAGGTGGCGCGGATGGGCGGCCGGTGCAAGGGATACGGGCGCGAAACGGGCCCCGTTCCCCACGTTTTGGGTCGGAAAAAAGTTTAGCCCTCCCCTCTTGATAAAGGGGAGGGCCATGGAACGAGCCGGCCAAATGAGGCGGCCTTATTCCTGCAGTCTTATTCCTGCAATTGACGCTTCAGCGATTCGACTTCCTCTGACAGCGCCGTGTCCTTGGCGACCAGTGCCTCAATCTTGCGCACCGCGTGCAAAACCGTGGTGTGGTCGCGGCCGCCGAAGCGCCGGCCGATCTCCGGCAGCGAACGCAGGGTCAGCGTCTTGGCCAGATACATCGCAACCTGGCGCGGACGCACCACGTTGGCGGTGCGGCGGGACGACAAGAGGTCGGAGCGGCTGACATTGTATTGCCGGGCGACCACGCGCTGGATGTCCTCGATCTTGATCCGCTTCGGCTCCTGCGGGCGGATCAGGTCGCGCACCTCGCGCTCGGCCATCTCCAGCGTCACCGGCTGGTTGTTGAGCTTGGAGTGCGCCAAGAGGCGGTTGATCGCGCCTTCGAGGTCGCGGCCGTTATGGGTGATGGTGCGCGCCAGATAGTCGAGCACTTCCTCCGGCACATCGAATGTCGCATGGTGGGCGCGGGCCGCGGCGACGCGCGACTTGAGGATGCCAAGCCGCAGTTCCTCGCCGAGCGAACCCATCTCGACCACCAAGCCACCGGCGAGCCGCGAGCGCACGCGGTCGTCGAGGCTTTCGAGGTCGGACGGCGGACGGTCGGCGGCGATCACGACCTGGCGGCCGGCGTCGATCAGCGCGTTCAGCGTGTGGCAGAACTCGGCCTGCGTCGACTTGCCTTGCAGGAACTGCAGATCGTCGATGACCAGCACGTCGATGCCGCGCAGGGCCTCCTTGAACGCCAGCGCCGTCTGCGTCTTCAGCGCCGCGACGAAGCCGTACATGAACTTCTCGGCAGTGAGATACAGCACCTTGCGCTCGCCGCCGGAATTGCCGGCCCAGGTCACGGCCTGCAGCAGGTGCGTCTTGCCGAGGCCGACGCCGGCATGGATGTAGAGCGGGTTGAACATCACGGGATCGCCGCGGCGACCTTCCGCGACCTGGCGCGCAGCCGCATGGGCCAGCGTGTTGGAGCGGCCGACGACGAAGCTTGCAAAGGTCAGGCGCGGATCGAGCGGCGAGCCGCCAAGCGCGTCATGGCTGGCGGACACCGGCGCCGTCGCGAACGAGCGCAGTTCAGGCGCGGGACGGCCGTCATTGCGTTCGACACGGCGCACTTCGGCCGGCGCAGCCGCTTCCTTCACAGGGGCCATCGCGCGGATCGCCGAGCGCACGGTGAGGTCGATGCGATGCACTTCGGGCATCTCGGCCTGCCAGCAGGAGAGCACGCGTTCGGCGTAATGCGCCTGGATCCAGCTCTTGAGGAACCGGGTCGGAACCGACAGATGCACGCTCTCATCGTGCACGCTCTCGAGATCCATCCGCGCGAACCAGCTCGTGTAGACGTCCTCACCAACGCTCGTCCGCAAACGTCCCTTTACCCGCGACCAGCGATCCTGTTCCGTGTTCGTCATTGCCTTCGTACTTTTCCAAAACTGAGAGATGATGATTGCGAAAGCGCCGCGCAGGGGTCCTGCCACGACGCGACCTCTAGCGGGCGCGGTCTGCTCCGGACAAAGCTCTCCCGTGTGGCGGCCATGCGCCACGCGACAGGTCAGCTGTTTGGAGAAGATGCGTCCCGCGAGGTCAGCGCGTACTCGACGGCCTCTGCGGGTAAGAGCCAGCGTCCGAGGGGTTGATTACGGCACCACAGGAAATCTGCACTTGGGCTGTCGTTGGTTCGACTGCAGTGATGATACCGTAAGACATAAGTCCTCCCCCTCCCACCGCGACGTATCGCGGCAAGTTGTCAGCTTGCTGGTGTCTTCAAAATCGAACTGCCGCTACCGAACACCGAAATGCCCGGCGCTTCGCCGCCGCGTGTCGTCGTCAATCCGTTCGCTTGCGCCGCGTTCCCGCTGCCAGATTCCGACTGACGTCCTGGTCTCTCTTGTTCGATCCCCCAAATTGCCGGGGACATCGCGGGAGATATTTTGACACAGGTCGACCGTCCTCATATCGCTATGAGCCGTCAATCTAGCTTCGCTTGGAAAGCGTCGCTAACGCGCACACCGCCGCCGATTTGCACGTCCGCCCTTGGGTCTCAAACCGCGCTGATCTGGAGAGCCGTGGGCGTCGCGAACAAGAAATAAATACACCAAGCGCATTTTCTGACAATCCGTGGATTCGACGGGGGTCGAGACTCTTGGCGACTGTTGCGGTGTTGTCGACGCTGAGTTGCGAAAGCAAGGTTTTGAATCAGCGCACAGATTCACGCGTGTCACAAACGACGGTGCAATACCAAAAATTTTTCATAGAAAATTTACATTTGGTCTCGCGCCGGTCATTTTTCCAATCGCTGTTCGGCGCTATGTGCATAAGTAATTCGCGAGACGTCATTTTTCGCGATTACTTTTGCAGGGTAACCCCGCTGCGCAATTTTCAACGCGAGATATTCGCGCGCTATTCCATCTATCTAGCTTAGCGCAGAACAATCTGTACGCGAGTGCGGCACGTTAAGCATGTTGAGCCGGTAGAACTACGGACGCGACGAAACATGACACGCAGTTCGTTGCGCGGCAACGCCGAGTCTTCTCGCGCTACGAAACTTCCACGACAAAATGCGAGACCAAAACAAAAAGCCCGGCGCGAGCCGGGCTTGGTGACAAATGTGTTCTTCGGTCAGCTCACGCGGCGAGCTGTACTCCGCAGGCTTACTTGGCGAGCTTGGCGATGCTCTGCGCGAGGCGAGACACCTTCCGGCTCGCGAGGTTCTTGTGAATGATGTTGCGCTGCGCTGCCTTCATCAGTTCGGGCTCGGCCTTGCTCATCGCCTTGAGTGCCGCCTCGCGGTCGCCGCTCTTGATTGCTTCCTCGACGGTGCGCACCGCGCCACGCATCTGCGTGCGGCGCGACTTGTTGACGATGGTGCGGCGGGCAATCTTGCGGGTCGCCTTCTTGGCGGAAGTGGTGTTGGCCATGATTCTCTAACTGTCCTTCGGCGGTGATCGCTCGGTGGTCGGGCTTGCGCGCACCGGCCGGTTCAAATCTCAACTCTGATGTATTTGTCCAAGGTGTCCTTGAGGCGGCCATGCCAAGGCGCATAATGCTGCCCCCGCATGCGGCACTGTCCAAAGAACAGCGGCGGCAGGATTGCGCCCGCCGCCATCGGCCGGTCTTATAGATGGCGCAGGCTTAACCGTCAACGCTTTCGGGACCGAAAATGGGCCTGAAATCGGCCTCGCGAGAGCCAGATAAGCCGCTGAAGAGGTTGAATTTCCGGGGGGCGCCCGGTAAGGCCTGTCGACGCGTGGGGCGTGACAGGGAGTTAGGGTGACGCATGATCCGCGGCTTTTTCCGCCTGATCGGCCTTTTGCTGCTGGCCGGCAGTTTCATCTTCATGGTCTATGACGGGGCCCGCTACGTCGCCGACCAGAGCCTGCGGTTCACCCAATTCGGCCAGTTCTGGAACGATATCCATCAGTCGAGCCAGCAGGCGTTCCATGCCTGGGTGGATCGCTTCGCGCCCTGGCTCTGGAACGGCGTGATCCGCGTGCTTCTGGAGCAGCCGGTGTTCGCGGTGCTCGGCATTGCCGGCATCCTGCTGATGATCCTGTTCCGGCCGCGCAAGCCGCTGATCGGCTACGCACGCGACTGAGCTGGCTGCAGCCCTCTTGAGCTTCTCTTGGCCGCTGCCGTCAGTAACGGGGCTGCCATCATCCGCGTAAGGACATATATAGGTGACAGCCGGCCCGCAGGCCGTTGCCGCGTCGGCCGATGTCCCGCCCGGAGGTATCCATGTTGTTCATGCGCAAGACCACCGCGTTGCCGAGCGCCGCCGAGGCGCTGCCTGGCCGCGCGACGCCGATCCCGACCGCGACCACGCACTTCGTCAGTGGCAGCAAATTGACGCCGCCTTATCCGCAAGGCCTCGAGCAGGCCGTGTTCGGCCTCGGCTGCTTCTGGGGCGCGGAGCGGAAGTTCTGGGAACTCGGCGACGGAATCTACACCACCGCGGTCGGCTATGCCGGCGGCCACACGCCGAACCCGACCTATGAAGAGGTGTGCTCGGGACGCACCGGCCACACCGAAGTCGTGCTGGTCGTGTTCGACCCGAAGAAGATCTCCTACGAGAAGCTGCTGAAGACGTTCTGGGAGAACCACAACCCGACGCAGGGCATGCGTCAGGGCAACGACATCGGCACGCAGTATCGTTCTGCGATCTACACGTTCAGCGACGCGCAGCACAAAGCCGCCGATGCGTCGCAGGCGATGTATCAGAAGGCGCTCGCTGCCAAGGGCCTCGGCGCGATCACGACGGAAGTGGCACCGGCCGGCGAGTTCTACTTCGCGGAGGACTACCATCAGCAATACCTCGCCAAGAATCCGGCGGGCTATTGCGGGCTTGGCGGCACCGGCGTGTCCTGCCCGATCGGCGTCGGCGTCACCGCCTGATCGCTCTGTCATGCGCTAAATCGAGGGGGAGGCGGGCTTTCCGGCTCCCCACTCGGTTCTCGAAAACCCTTTATTAACCATAAGTGGTGCAAGACTGGGCTTGTCTCGCCGTTGAGGGATAGGTCCGGTGCCGGTTGCACGCGCGTTACGATTGCCGATCACTGCCGTTGTGGCTGCGCTCGCGTTGTCTGGCTGCATGAGCACGTCGGGTCCGGTTGCCATGGGCCCGCAAGGTTTGGGCCCGCAAGGTGTCGATGCCGTCACCTATGGACCGGCTTACGCATCCGCTCCGGTTGCTGATGCCGGCGGTGGCGGTGCGATCAGCGCTCTGCGTTCCGCCTTTGCCAGTGCTTCTCCTGGTTATGGCTATGCCGCCCCGGGCGCCGCTCCGGTGGTTTATGCCGCCGCACCGGGTGGGCCCGCCGGTTACGACAACTCCTATCATCTCGGCCCGGGCGACAAGCTCCGGGTCGTGGTCTACGGCCAGGAAGGCCTGACCAACTCCTACGCGATCGACGCCGCCGGCTCGATCACCATGCCGCTGATCGGCTCGGTGCCGGCGCGCGGCCGCACGCCGGCCGGGCTCGCCGGTGAAATCTCGGCACGGCTGCGCAACGGCTTCATCCGCGATCCTTCGGTGGCGGTCGAGATCGAGTCCTACCGGCCGTTCTTCATCCTCGGCGAGGTCCAGGCTCCCGGCCAGTATCCCTATGTGCCGAACATGACCGTCGAAAGCGCGGTCGCGATCGCCGGCGGCTTCTCGCCGCGCGCCAAGCGCGACCAGGTCACCCTCACCCATACCGATGCGTCCGGCTCCGGCCGCTTCGTGGTGCCGCTGGGCACGCCGATGAGCCCGGGCGATACGGTGTTCGTCGGCGAGCGCTGGTTCTGACGAAGGACAACGTCCTTCGTCATTCCGGGGCGATGCGCAGCTCGAACCCGGAATCTCGAGATTGGCTCGCGCCTCGCGCGTCCCGGAATGACGGTGGAATAGGGGTGCGCCCTATTTCCGCAGATGCTTTCCGAAAAATTCCATGCTGCGCGGCCAGGCGGTGTCGGCGCTCGCCTTGTCGTAGCTTGCGCGCTCGTCGCAATGGAAGCCGTGCTGCGCGCCCGGATAGATGAAGACCTCGACCTCGGGCCGCTTCGACTTGATGGTCTCGACATCGCTCAAAGGAATGCCGGCATCCTTCTCGCCGAAATGCAGTTGCGTCGGCACGGCCGGCTTGTCGTCGGCGAAGCGGATGACGGCGCCGCCGTAGTAGCCGATCGCGGCCGAGAGCCCGGTTAGCTTGGTGGCGGCCGCATAGGCGATGCTGCCGCCGAGGCAGAAGCCGATGATGCCGACCGGCCCGGCCGACTTCACCGCGTCGATCGCTGCCTGGCTGTCGCGCAGCATCGCGGCAAAGTCCGGATTGGCGACGAACTTGCGCGCTTCGGCCACCTCATCGGGGGAATAGCCGCTCTGGAAGTTCGGCGTGATGCGGTCGAAGATCGACGGCGCAACCGCGACATAGCCTTCCTTCGCCAGCCGGTCGCAAACCGAGCGGATGTGGTGGTTGACGCCAAAGATCTCCTGGATCACCACGATCGCGCCCTTTGGCGCGCCAGCGGGATCGGCGCGATAGGCGCCGAGTTCAAATCCGTCCGAAGCCTTCAGCTTGATGTCTTGTCCCATAGTCCATCCTTGTCATGTTGGGGGTTGCATGAAGCTTTCGGTGATGAGGTTTAGCGCCACATCCAGTTCTCGCCCCAGTCGGCCTTCCAGCCGGCGAGCCGGCCTTTGCGGAATTGCAGATAGAGACGATCATGGTGCGGAAACAGCCCGCTGCCGCCGAGGTCGCGGAAGGTCAGGAAGATCTCATTGCCGGGCCGTCCGCTGACATGAGTGAAGGGGGTGCCCAGCGCGCGCTGCGCGTCCGCGACGTCCATGCCGAACACGAGCGGTGTGTGGTTCGACAGCGTCGCGGTGAAGGTTGGCGTGGCCGAGTCGGCGAACGGCCGCAGCTTCTGGGCGTTCGCTCCTGTCGCGGCCGCCGTCAGCAACAAGGCGACGACAATCGGCTTCATGAGGCGGCCTTTCCCGGCGCGTTGGCCTCGAGGCCATCGAGGAACGGCAGCACGGCGGCGATGAAGGCCTGCGGCTGGTCGATGTTGACGGCATGGCCGGCGTTCGGAATCACCGCCTTCTGCGCACCCGGGATCTTTGCCGCCATGTAGTCGGACGCCGCCAGGAACGGCGTGTCGTCGGCCCCGACCACAACCAGCGACGGCACCTTGATTTCGGGCAATGACTCGATCACCCGCGCATCGCGCTGCGCCAGCATGCCGCGCGCGGCGAGCGCCAGGCCCCTGGCATTGCGATGCGTGACCGACGCACGCTCGGCGCTCAAGGACTTCAACACCTCGAGCCCCTCACGGTCGAAGCGGTCGCCGGTGTCGCGGGCGCGCGTGTTCCAGACCTCGCGGGCGTCGTCCTTCTTGAATCCCGGGCCGGTGTCGATGATCAAGAGCGCGCGCACCCGCTCCGGATGGGCGCGGTGGAAGGCAAGCGACATGTAGCCGCCGAGCGACAGGCCGCCGACGATCGCCTTGTCGGCGCCGGCAACATCGAGCAGGGCGGCGATGTCGCCGACCGTCGCCGCTTCACTATAAGCATCCGGACTGTCGGGATAGTCGGACTGGCCGTGTCCGCGCATGTCCCACAGGATCAGCCTGTGCCGCTTCGACAGCGCCTCGATCTGGCCGTGCCACATCGCAGAGGTCGACGAATAGCCGTGGGTGAGGATCAGGGGCGGGCCGCTGCCGTGAATCTCGTAGTAGATATCGACGCCGCTGCGGTTGAGCTTGGCCATTGACGGGCTCCTTCTGTTGTCGATGTCAGGTCCGGCAGCGCTACCGACCTTGGTAGGAGTGATCGATACGGCATCAATACTGGCATTTCAAAAGCTTCATGCCGTTGCCGCATCGCACAACGGGTAGTTTCCGAAATTTATTCCTTTCGAGCAATTCCAAATTGGATTGCCTCCAGCCGGGAACCGGATCATTGTTTCGGCAACTGTCGCTTACCCGGTGGGCGCCGGCCATGACCCAACAGTGAGTTGCCGCCGTAAGCGGCTTCCTACACCGGAAGGGGAGAGAGATGCCAAATCTCAATATCAACGGACGGAATACGTCCGTCGAGGCGGCCAATGACACGCCGCTGCTTTGGGTCATCCGCGAGCAATTGCAGATGACGGGCACCAAATTCGGTTGCGGCGCCGGTCTCTGTGGCGCCTGCACGGTTCACCTCAACGGCGAAGCGGTGCGGTCCTGCCAGACCTCACTCGCCGACGCCGTCGGCAAGAAGATCACCACCATTGAAGGCCTCTCCGCCAAGGGCGAACATCCCTTGCAGAAGGCCTGGGTCGCCGAGCAGGTGCCGCAATGCGGCTACTGCCAGTCCGGCCAGATCATG from Bradyrhizobium sp. B124 includes:
- the dnaN gene encoding DNA polymerase III subunit beta, which produces MKVTVERAQLLKSLGHVHRVVERRNTIPILGNVLIRAEGAKLSLKATDLDLEVTETLAAETGTAGSTTVPAHMFYDIVRKLPDGSQIVLEADGDRSVLAVRAGRSRFTLQTLPESDFPGLAAGDMTHSFSLPASDIKRLIDRTQFAISTEETRYYLNGIYLHAAGSAKAATLRGVATDGHRLAQIDLPLPKGATGMPGVIVPRKTVGEVQRLIEGDDAEISIELSDGKIRFTLGNVVLTSKLIDGTFPDYGRVIPQNNDKELVVDKKDFEAAVDRVSTISSERGRAVKLALSAGKLVLSVTNPDSGSATEELEVEYASDALDIGFNSRYLLDIAAQIEGEVAVLKLADPGSPTLVQDRDSKGALYVLMPMRV
- the dnaA gene encoding chromosomal replication initiator protein DnaA codes for the protein MTNTEQDRWSRVKGRLRTSVGEDVYTSWFARMDLESVHDESVHLSVPTRFLKSWIQAHYAERVLSCWQAEMPEVHRIDLTVRSAIRAMAPVKEAAAPAEVRRVERNDGRPAPELRSFATAPVSASHDALGGSPLDPRLTFASFVVGRSNTLAHAAARQVAEGRRGDPVMFNPLYIHAGVGLGKTHLLQAVTWAGNSGGERKVLYLTAEKFMYGFVAALKTQTALAFKEALRGIDVLVIDDLQFLQGKSTQAEFCHTLNALIDAGRQVVIAADRPPSDLESLDDRVRSRLAGGLVVEMGSLGEELRLGILKSRVAAARAHHATFDVPEEVLDYLARTITHNGRDLEGAINRLLAHSKLNNQPVTLEMAEREVRDLIRPQEPKRIKIEDIQRVVARQYNVSRSDLLSSRRTANVVRPRQVAMYLAKTLTLRSLPEIGRRFGGRDHTTVLHAVRKIEALVAKDTALSEEVESLKRQLQE
- the rpsT gene encoding 30S ribosomal protein S20 is translated as MANTTSAKKATRKIARRTIVNKSRRTQMRGAVRTVEEAIKSGDREAALKAMSKAEPELMKAAQRNIIHKNLASRKVSRLAQSIAKLAK
- the msrA gene encoding peptide-methionine (S)-S-oxide reductase MsrA, with amino-acid sequence MLFMRKTTALPSAAEALPGRATPIPTATTHFVSGSKLTPPYPQGLEQAVFGLGCFWGAERKFWELGDGIYTTAVGYAGGHTPNPTYEEVCSGRTGHTEVVLVVFDPKKISYEKLLKTFWENHNPTQGMRQGNDIGTQYRSAIYTFSDAQHKAADASQAMYQKALAAKGLGAITTEVAPAGEFYFAEDYHQQYLAKNPAGYCGLGGTGVSCPIGVGVTA
- a CDS encoding polysaccharide biosynthesis/export family protein, encoding MPVARALRLPITAVVAALALSGCMSTSGPVAMGPQGLGPQGVDAVTYGPAYASAPVADAGGGGAISALRSAFASASPGYGYAAPGAAPVVYAAAPGGPAGYDNSYHLGPGDKLRVVVYGQEGLTNSYAIDAAGSITMPLIGSVPARGRTPAGLAGEISARLRNGFIRDPSVAVEIESYRPFFILGEVQAPGQYPYVPNMTVESAVAIAGGFSPRAKRDQVTLTHTDASGSGRFVVPLGTPMSPGDTVFVGERWF
- a CDS encoding dienelactone hydrolase family protein, whose product is MGQDIKLKASDGFELGAYRADPAGAPKGAIVVIQEIFGVNHHIRSVCDRLAKEGYVAVAPSIFDRITPNFQSGYSPDEVAEARKFVANPDFAAMLRDSQAAIDAVKSAGPVGIIGFCLGGSIAYAAATKLTGLSAAIGYYGGAVIRFADDKPAVPTQLHFGEKDAGIPLSDVETIKSKRPEVEVFIYPGAQHGFHCDERASYDKASADTAWPRSMEFFGKHLRK
- a CDS encoding alpha/beta fold hydrolase, producing MAKLNRSGVDIYYEIHGSGPPLILTHGYSSTSAMWHGQIEALSKRHRLILWDMRGHGQSDYPDSPDAYSEAATVGDIAALLDVAGADKAIVGGLSLGGYMSLAFHRAHPERVRALLIIDTGPGFKKDDAREVWNTRARDTGDRFDREGLEVLKSLSAERASVTHRNARGLALAARGMLAQRDARVIESLPEIKVPSLVVVGADDTPFLAASDYMAAKIPGAQKAVIPNAGHAVNIDQPQAFIAAVLPFLDGLEANAPGKAAS
- a CDS encoding (2Fe-2S)-binding protein encodes the protein MPNLNINGRNTSVEAANDTPLLWVIREQLQMTGTKFGCGAGLCGACTVHLNGEAVRSCQTSLADAVGKKITTIEGLSAKGEHPLQKAWVAEQVPQCGYCQSGQIMQAAALLSKNTNPTKEEVVAHMDGNLCRCMTYSRIQKAIMRAASDMRTASATGSERRAT